A window from Candidatus Nitrospira neomarina encodes these proteins:
- a CDS encoding cytochrome-c peroxidase has protein sequence MKPAIKRGLTTVLCTILVGLSLTSTGIGSETSPHSAVEMITVDGHTVPDIGPLPTVVPQPPGNLNYAAKLSLGKQLYFDGRLSKNNAISCAFCHNPVAGFADPNQTSVGVGGLRGGRQSPTVYNTAFNPFQFWDGRAGSLEEQAIGPIHNPVEMAETHEAVVPKIAKISGYKEEFQKVFGTGVSLQGIAEAIAAYERTIISTNSAFDKFVLGDQQAMGEDAQRGMALFKGKGRCILCHNDSNFTDNRFHNLGVPQVGPMKEDLGRYYVTRRERDKGAFKTPTLRSITESAPYMHDGAFKTLEEVIDFFDKGGNANPQLSPLMKPLGLAPQEKADLIAFLKALTGEPIPFEFPKLPE, from the coding sequence ATGAAGCCAGCAATCAAAAGGGGGCTGACCACAGTACTTTGCACAATCCTGGTAGGACTGAGCCTCACTTCCACTGGAATAGGGAGTGAAACGAGCCCTCATTCGGCAGTGGAAATGATCACGGTTGATGGTCATACGGTTCCCGACATTGGTCCACTCCCGACTGTTGTTCCACAGCCTCCTGGCAACCTCAATTACGCGGCAAAACTTTCTCTTGGAAAACAGCTGTATTTTGATGGTCGGTTATCCAAAAACAATGCGATCTCTTGTGCGTTTTGTCATAACCCTGTTGCGGGATTTGCTGATCCCAACCAAACCTCGGTGGGCGTTGGAGGGCTGCGGGGCGGCCGGCAATCCCCTACAGTGTACAACACCGCTTTTAATCCCTTCCAATTTTGGGATGGTCGAGCCGGCTCTTTGGAAGAACAGGCCATTGGTCCTATTCATAATCCCGTTGAAATGGCTGAGACCCATGAAGCTGTCGTTCCCAAAATTGCGAAGATAAGCGGCTACAAGGAAGAGTTTCAGAAAGTATTCGGAACCGGAGTGAGTTTGCAGGGAATCGCTGAAGCGATCGCTGCCTATGAACGGACCATCATCTCCACCAATTCCGCCTTCGATAAGTTTGTCTTAGGGGATCAACAAGCGATGGGAGAAGACGCCCAGCGTGGGATGGCCCTTTTTAAAGGAAAAGGCCGGTGCATCCTCTGTCACAACGATTCTAATTTTACGGATAATCGATTCCACAACCTTGGCGTGCCGCAAGTGGGACCGATGAAAGAAGATTTGGGCCGGTATTATGTGACTCGTCGTGAACGAGATAAAGGGGCATTCAAAACTCCAACGCTTCGAAGCATTACGGAATCTGCACCGTATATGCACGACGGTGCCTTTAAGACATTAGAGGAGGTGATCGACTTTTTCGATAAAGGCGGAAATGCCAATCCTCAGTTAAGTCCATTGATGAAACCACTGGGATTGGCGCCGCAAGAGAAAGCCGATCTGATTGCCTTTCTGAAAGCATTGACCGGCGAACCGATTCCGTTTGAGTTTCCGAAGTTACCAGAGTAA
- the dapF gene encoding diaminopimelate epimerase: MNNNFFKGHGLGNDYIALDPAKMSFKLTPRTIRALCDRHWGVGSDGILALGTSKKADFGLRIYNPDGSEAEKSGNGLRIFGCYLYHTKHTRKKHFTVETKGGLVEIHLELNGHGYVNGATVDMGRASFQPISLPCTLRVPELIQQPVKAAGQSLRFTGVSVGNPHCVVYKKQEEQWTRQDLLEIGPELENHIIFPKRTNVQLAVPTGPRTISILIWERGAGETQASGSSACAAACAGVRLGLVKSPVCVKAPGGTLDITVDPQYNITMKGPVTEVARGEISQAFIDALR; encoded by the coding sequence ATGAACAACAATTTCTTCAAAGGACATGGCCTGGGCAATGACTATATTGCTCTCGACCCAGCCAAAATGTCTTTTAAATTAACACCGCGGACTATCCGGGCTCTCTGTGATCGGCATTGGGGAGTGGGCAGTGACGGCATTCTGGCGCTCGGGACCTCGAAAAAAGCGGACTTTGGACTGCGCATATACAACCCAGACGGGAGTGAAGCCGAGAAATCCGGTAATGGACTGCGGATTTTCGGTTGCTATCTGTACCACACCAAGCATACGAGGAAAAAACACTTTACCGTAGAGACCAAGGGCGGATTGGTTGAGATCCATTTGGAACTTAACGGCCATGGATACGTGAATGGGGCCACAGTCGATATGGGACGAGCCTCGTTTCAACCCATTTCTCTCCCCTGCACCTTACGGGTGCCTGAATTAATTCAACAGCCGGTTAAAGCCGCAGGCCAGTCTCTCCGGTTTACCGGGGTCAGTGTCGGAAACCCGCATTGCGTGGTGTATAAGAAACAGGAAGAACAATGGACCCGCCAGGACCTTCTTGAAATCGGGCCTGAACTGGAAAACCATATCATTTTCCCCAAACGAACCAATGTCCAACTGGCCGTTCCAACCGGGCCTCGGACCATTTCTATTTTGATCTGGGAACGGGGTGCGGGAGAAACACAAGCCTCAGGCTCCTCCGCCTGTGCGGCGGCTTGTGCCGGAGTACGGTTAGGGTTAGTTAAAAGTCCCGTGTGCGTAAAGGCGCCTGGAGGAACATTGGATATTACCGTTGATCCTCAGTACAACATCACCATGAAAGGGCCCGTCACCGAGGTCGCCAGAGGGGAAATCAGTCAGGCCTTCATAGACGCCCTGCGTTGA
- the hrpB gene encoding ATP-dependent helicase HrpB → MKTHMYPIDAVVPQLQQTLRQHPIVLLTAQPGAGKTTQIPVALLQEPWLIPKTIMMLEPRRLAARAAARRMSDLLGETVGTTVGYRTRLDTKISPNTKLEVVTEGILTRILQHDPSLQHYGLVIFDEFHERSLQADLGLALCLESQKVFREDLRLLIMSATLDSAAISQQLRQAPVISCEGKMFPVETRYVGKPDGKFFAMQVAHTIHRLLKTEQGNLLVFLPGAGEIRQVERLLADLPLDPHTRIAPLYGDLSAQAQDQAILPPPAGWRKVVLSTNIAESSLTIEGIRLVIDTGLMRVPRFDARSGMSRLATLTVSQQSAEQRRGRAGRLEPGLCIRFWSEAEQRTLTPRTTPEILDADLTSLVLELCQWGNHDPQELIWLDPPPAGAIAQARHLLHSLGACDTYGHITDHGRAMADLPMHPRLAHMVLKGKALGVGAFACDLAAALSERNLFKGSIAREHADLRTRFDMLYGGAPVQRNTRAPDRGTIQRIRQVSQSWQRTLHIITPHHGPKQQIDQLGVLLALAYPDRIAQRQSDEDRRYRLANGRSARFHHPDPLEHEEWLVIADLNGAPATALIFVAAPISVEDLISHCGDLIQSTDSVMWDASTQAVRSIRQRRLGELILEEGRLPDPDPDLVLTALLDGLRNTGLSCLPWNPTLRNWQARVQFLRRATEPGSPWPDVSDDTLLETLDQWLGPFLSNLSSLNQLKRIDLAWPLQALLSPEQRRTLDTLAPTHLTVPTGSHIPLDYLSGEIPVLAVRLQELFGQCDTPRLVNGRVPVLIHLLSPARRPVQVTQDLTSFWKTGYTQVRKELKGRYPKHFWPDDPLQAPPTRGIKKR, encoded by the coding sequence ATGAAGACACACATGTATCCCATTGATGCGGTCGTTCCACAACTACAGCAGACCCTCAGGCAACACCCAATCGTCCTGCTCACCGCTCAGCCTGGTGCCGGGAAAACGACACAGATCCCGGTGGCCCTTCTCCAAGAACCGTGGTTGATTCCAAAAACCATCATGATGCTGGAGCCTCGACGGTTGGCCGCGCGTGCAGCCGCGCGCCGTATGTCCGATCTTCTGGGGGAAACCGTTGGCACCACCGTTGGATATCGAACACGGTTGGATACTAAAATCAGCCCCAACACAAAACTGGAAGTGGTAACCGAAGGCATTCTCACCAGAATCCTGCAGCACGATCCCTCTTTACAACACTACGGCCTGGTCATCTTTGATGAATTCCATGAACGTAGTCTGCAAGCCGATCTGGGCCTGGCCTTATGCCTGGAATCCCAGAAGGTATTTCGAGAGGATCTCCGGCTGTTAATCATGTCGGCCACACTCGACAGTGCGGCCATCTCCCAACAATTGAGACAGGCTCCCGTGATCAGCTGCGAAGGTAAGATGTTTCCGGTCGAAACCCGTTACGTCGGAAAGCCGGATGGGAAATTTTTCGCCATGCAGGTGGCCCATACCATTCATCGTCTGCTGAAGACCGAACAGGGCAACCTCCTTGTGTTTCTTCCAGGTGCGGGAGAAATCCGCCAGGTGGAACGCCTCCTGGCAGACCTTCCTCTTGACCCCCATACTCGCATCGCTCCTCTCTATGGGGATCTATCCGCTCAGGCTCAGGACCAGGCTATTCTTCCACCGCCTGCCGGATGGCGCAAAGTGGTCCTATCCACGAATATTGCCGAATCCAGTCTCACCATCGAAGGTATTCGTCTCGTCATCGATACCGGGCTCATGCGCGTACCACGTTTTGATGCACGCAGCGGTATGAGCCGGCTGGCCACCCTCACGGTCTCTCAACAATCGGCAGAACAACGTCGCGGGCGGGCGGGACGCCTGGAACCCGGCCTGTGTATACGGTTCTGGTCTGAAGCCGAGCAGCGTACCCTCACCCCCCGGACCACACCGGAAATTCTTGATGCCGATTTAACCTCACTCGTGTTGGAGTTGTGCCAATGGGGAAATCACGATCCCCAGGAATTAATCTGGCTTGACCCTCCTCCTGCCGGCGCCATCGCTCAGGCACGACACCTCCTTCACTCCCTGGGCGCATGTGATACCTATGGCCACATCACCGATCATGGCCGGGCGATGGCCGATCTCCCCATGCACCCGCGACTCGCGCATATGGTCCTGAAGGGAAAGGCGCTGGGAGTGGGAGCCTTCGCATGCGATCTTGCCGCAGCCCTAAGCGAACGAAACCTGTTCAAAGGATCAATCGCACGGGAACATGCCGATCTTCGCACCCGCTTTGATATGCTCTATGGTGGCGCCCCTGTTCAGAGAAACACCCGGGCTCCGGATAGGGGAACCATCCAACGCATTCGCCAGGTCTCTCAGTCGTGGCAACGGACACTGCACATCATCACTCCTCACCATGGCCCCAAACAACAGATTGATCAGTTGGGTGTACTCCTGGCGCTGGCCTACCCCGACCGGATTGCGCAACGACAATCAGATGAGGACAGACGATACCGCCTGGCCAACGGGCGAAGCGCAAGATTTCATCACCCGGATCCATTGGAACATGAAGAATGGCTCGTGATCGCAGATCTTAACGGTGCCCCGGCAACGGCACTCATCTTTGTGGCTGCCCCGATTTCAGTTGAAGATCTCATCTCCCATTGCGGGGATCTCATACAGTCAACGGATTCTGTGATGTGGGATGCCTCGACCCAAGCGGTCAGATCCATCCGGCAACGACGACTCGGAGAACTCATTCTTGAGGAAGGCCGCCTTCCCGATCCTGATCCTGATTTGGTGTTGACCGCGCTCCTCGACGGCCTTCGAAACACAGGCCTCTCCTGTTTGCCCTGGAATCCCACACTCAGAAACTGGCAGGCGCGCGTCCAATTTCTGCGCCGCGCCACGGAACCGGGATCCCCTTGGCCGGATGTCTCGGACGACACACTCCTTGAGACATTGGACCAGTGGCTTGGGCCCTTTCTCAGCAATCTCTCCAGCCTCAATCAGCTGAAACGGATCGATCTTGCCTGGCCGCTTCAGGCGCTCCTTTCTCCTGAACAACGGCGCACGCTCGACACTCTGGCGCCCACTCATCTCACGGTACCGACAGGATCGCACATTCCCTTGGATTATCTGTCAGGAGAGATTCCCGTTCTGGCTGTCCGTCTTCAGGAATTATTCGGACAATGCGACACGCCCCGCCTGGTCAATGGGAGAGTCCCTGTCCTCATTCATCTGCTTTCTCCGGCCAGACGCCCTGTTCAGGTCACCCAGGATCTCACAAGTTTTTGGAAAACCGGTTACACGCAAGTGAGAAAAGAATTGAAGGGCCGCTACCCCAAACACTTCTGGCCCGATGACCCTCTCCAGGCCCCTCCCACTCGCGGCATTAAAAAGCGATAA